The following coding sequences lie in one Primulina huaijiensis isolate GDHJ02 chromosome 2, ASM1229523v2, whole genome shotgun sequence genomic window:
- the LOC140967047 gene encoding mitogen-activated protein kinase kinase kinase NPK1-like, whose product MHDFIGSVRRSLVFKPSDEETVGLVGFVEKIGSSIRKSRIGLFGKPPVHALPPISTPPRKVSRAALMEEDMVLPPMEGSTIESPRVNKVRKASPLKEKGKRCEDSVVKKKDVEQPPQIRWRKGELIGCGGFGRVYMGMNIASGELLAVKEFAIGNNNASKKTQEYIRELEKEVDLLKNLSHPNIVRYLGTAREEDSLNILLEFVPGGSISSLLGKFGSFPESVIRMYTKQLLLGLEYLHENKIMHRDIKGANILVDNKGCIKLADFGASKKVEALATLTGFKSMKGTPYWMAPEVIVQSGHSYSADIWSVGCTVIEMATGKAPWSQQYKEEAAALFHVGTTKSHPPIPELLSTEAKAFLLKCLQKEPDLRPTASELLKHPFVTGECRESYLVLRTSIMDGMRMGANKVGSEKTMSLEEKMTCNGVKDIGDLGGSVKCLVVNSDLLSDRGSLWQPTNFDDDLCRFDDEDVVALGAPTKCTSTLLSHECNQSFNPMCEPTDDLPCKFDENSELNKSGAGLYSSQIVDPLNRSLASGMVDHGFTFPGHSGAEDEDEVTESKIREFLDVKAFELKRLQTPLYEFYKSLNVAGPPSPVGVGNKENVSNNYNLPPKSRSPSRLGSRRLSTAIDVECSSSPGSCSRRVSNAVDVNFQDSQDAKELHESQREPLSPSSEFIDRQRKWKEELDEELERTRELMRQAGVTTTSSPKDRILNRRRDRLRFPPTPGR is encoded by the exons ATGCATGATTTCATAGGCTCCGTACGCCGATCCCTGGTGTTCAAACCATCGGACGAGGAAACCGTTGGATTAGTTGGATTCGTTGAGAAAATTGGGTCGAGCATACGGAAATCAAGAATTGGGTTGTTTGGGAAGCCTCCAGTCCATGCGCTGCCACCAATTTCGACGCCTCCAAGAAAGGTCTCGAGGGCGGCACTGATGGAGGAGGATATGGTACTGCCGCCAATGGAAGGATCCACAATAGAGTCTCCTCGTGTGAATAAAGTTAGGAAAGCTTCCCCATTGAAAGAAAAAGGTAAAAGATGCGAGGACTCGGtggtgaagaagaaggatgttGAACAGCCGCCGCAGATCCGTTGGAGGAAAGGGGAGTTGATTGGTTGCGGTGGATTTGGGAGGGTATACATGGGGATGAATATTGCTTCTGGCGAATTGCTGGCTGTTAAAGag TTTGCAATTGGGAATAACAACGCTTCGAAGAAAACTCAA GAATATATTAGGGAGCTTGAGAAAGAAGTCGATCTATTGAAAAATCTCTCTCACCCAAACATTGTT AGATACTTGGGAACTGCTAGAGAGGAGGATTCTCTGAATATTTTATTGGAATTTGTGCCTGGTGGATCAATATCGTCTCTGTTGGGAAAGTTTGGTTCTTTTCCAGAATCT GTCATTAGAATGTACACAAAACAATTGCTGCTAGGACTAGAGTATCTTCATGAGAATAAAATTATGCACCGGGATATCAAG GGTGCGAATATTCTTGTTGATAATAAGGGGTGCATTAAACTGGCTGATTTTGGAGCATCCAAGAAAGTTGAAGCATTG GCTACTCTAACTGGTTTCAAATCAATGAAGGGTACTCCATATTGGATGGCTCCTGAAGTTATTGTGCAAAGTGGTCATAGCTA CTCTGCTGATATTTGGAGTGTCGGATGCACAGTTATTGAAATGGCTACCGGAAAGGCTCCTTGGAGCCAGCAGTATAAGGAGGAG GCTGCTGCTCTTTTTCACGTTGGGACTacaaaatcacatccaccaaTACCAGAGCTTCTTTCCACTGAGGCAAAAGCCTTCTTGTTAAAATGTTTACAAAA GGAGCCAGACTTGAGACCTACTGCATCGGAGTTGTTGAAG CATCCATTTGTTACTGGAGAATGCCGAGAATCTTATCTTGTTCTACGCACTTCGATTATG GATGGAATGCGGATGGGAGCAAATAAGGTTGGCTCTGAGAAGAC AATGAGCCTGGAGGAAAAAATGACCTGCAACGGGGTGAAGGATATTGGTGACCTGGGTGGCAGTGTCAAATGCTTAGTTGTTAATTCAGATCTGTTATCAGACAGAGGATCCCTTTGGCAACCAACAAACTTTGATGATGACTTGTGTAGATTCGATGATGAAGATGTTGTCGCACTTGGTGCACCAACAAAATGCACGTCTACATTACTCTCTCATGAATGTAATCAG AGTTTCAATCCTATGTGTGAGCCTACTGATGATTTGCCGTGCAAGTTTGATGAGAATTCAGAGTTGAATAAAAGCGGAGCAGGGTTGTATTCCAGTCAAATAGTTGATCCTCTAAATAGATCTTTAGCTTCAGGTATGGTGGATCATGGCTTTACATTCCCAGGGCATTCAGGAGCTGAAGATGAGGATGAAGTAACTGAATCAAAGATTAGAGAGTTCCTTGATGTAAAG GCTTTTGAATTGAAAAGGCTGCAAACTCCTCTATATGAATTCTATAAATCCTTGAATGTTGCTGGTCCTCCGAGTCCAGTTGGGGTTGGGAACAAGGAAAACGTTTCAAATAATTACAATCTTCCGCCCAAAAGTAGGTCGCCAAGTAGGCTTGGTAGCAGAAGACTGTCTACTGCCATCGATGTCGAGTGCAGCTCAAGTCCTGGGAGTTGTTCCAGACGGGTATCAAATGCTGTTGACGTAAACTTTCAAGATTCTCAGGATGCTAAGGAGCTTCATGAGTCTCAGCGAGAACCACTTAGTCCTAG CTCCGAGTTTATCGATAGACAGAGGAAATGGAAAGAAGAGCTTGATGAAGAGCTCGAGAGGACCAGAG AGCTCATGCGTCAGGCAGGGGTGACAACAACATCGTCCCCAAAGGATCGAATCTTGAATAGGAGAAGAGATCGTTTAAGGTTTCCCCCAACTCCAGGGAGATAA